A section of the Cygnus olor isolate bCygOlo1 chromosome 14, bCygOlo1.pri.v2, whole genome shotgun sequence genome encodes:
- the C14H5orf47 gene encoding uncharacterized protein C5orf47 homolog isoform X2, producing MTGWYKAHPSLSLLFLPAQKIVTFPFFPHRARTPKWVSGEQTGWGRRGVLQGPHAMPTYPTAQQLGAHSLSPRLPRLSSAPSQLACPPKMEPGCSQGRPLVPHIYVNSFGSHRCGSLIRCGRGYKWAEVGRSRTLLSQQSPVDRSREQRAAKAHGDKADAKPSAAAGRAQEVESCGGVKDTSLCHDDLQKEKPDTFDFPCPSRNVEKVIKRKKKKSKVWLKVWKVISKMLEENEKFRSRLLTCSQLNGEGNGMKQSSQNETFSLDREESIFGWV from the exons atgACTGGGTGGTACAAGGCCCACCCTTCACTAAGCTTATTGTTCCTTCCTGCTCAGAAAATagttacttttccttttttccctcacCGAGCCAGAACACCGAAATGGGTCAGTGGTGAGCAGACgggatggggcaggaggggtGTTCTGCAGGGCCCCCACGCCATGCCCACTTACCCCACAGCGCAGCAGCTGGGCGCCCACTCCCTCAGCCCCCGCCTCCCCAGGCTCTCCTCAGCGCCCTCACAGCTGGCCTGCCCACCAAAGATGgagcctggctgcagccaggggaggCCGCTTGTGCCACACATTTATGTCAACAGCTTCGGCTCCCACCGCTGCGGTTCCCTCATCCGCTGTGGCAGGGGCTACAAGTGGGCTGAGGTGGGCCGGTCTAGGAccctgctttcccagcagagccccgtggacaggagcagggagcagagggcagccaAGGCGCATGGGGACAAGGCTGACGCCAAGCCATCGGCcgctgctggcagagcccagGAGGTGGAGAGCTGTGGTGGGGTGAAGGATACCAGCCTGTGCCATG ATGACCTTCAAAAGGAGAAGCCTGACACCTTTGACTTTCCCTGCCCATcaagaaatgttgaaaaagtaattaaacgaaagaagaaaaag TCCAAAGTCTGGCTTAAAGTCTGgaaagtaatttcaaaaatgcttgaagaaaatgaaaagttcagAAGTCGACTGTTGACTTGTAGTCAGCTTAATGGAGAAG GCAATGGCATGAAGCAAAGTTCACAGAATGAGACATTCTCCCTGGACAGG GAAGAGTCCATCTTCGGTTGGGTatag
- the C14H5orf47 gene encoding uncharacterized protein C5orf47 homolog isoform X1, translating into MTGWYKAHPSLSLLFLPAQKIVTFPFFPHRARTPKWVSGEQTGWGRRGVLQGPHAMPTYPTAQQLGAHSLSPRLPRLSSAPSQLACPPKMEPGCSQGRPLVPHIYVNSFGSHRCGSLIRCGRGYKWAEVGRSRTLLSQQSPVDRSREQRAAKAHGDKADAKPSAAAGRAQEVESCGGVKDTSLCHDDLQKEKPDTFDFPCPSRNVEKVIKRKKKKSKVWLKVWKVISKMLEENEKFRSRLLTCSQLNGEGNGMKQSSQNETFSLDRILVMFRKQKGSVLSRKGFCPHKGTVPVPALQFFVRV; encoded by the exons atgACTGGGTGGTACAAGGCCCACCCTTCACTAAGCTTATTGTTCCTTCCTGCTCAGAAAATagttacttttccttttttccctcacCGAGCCAGAACACCGAAATGGGTCAGTGGTGAGCAGACgggatggggcaggaggggtGTTCTGCAGGGCCCCCACGCCATGCCCACTTACCCCACAGCGCAGCAGCTGGGCGCCCACTCCCTCAGCCCCCGCCTCCCCAGGCTCTCCTCAGCGCCCTCACAGCTGGCCTGCCCACCAAAGATGgagcctggctgcagccaggggaggCCGCTTGTGCCACACATTTATGTCAACAGCTTCGGCTCCCACCGCTGCGGTTCCCTCATCCGCTGTGGCAGGGGCTACAAGTGGGCTGAGGTGGGCCGGTCTAGGAccctgctttcccagcagagccccgtggacaggagcagggagcagagggcagccaAGGCGCATGGGGACAAGGCTGACGCCAAGCCATCGGCcgctgctggcagagcccagGAGGTGGAGAGCTGTGGTGGGGTGAAGGATACCAGCCTGTGCCATG ATGACCTTCAAAAGGAGAAGCCTGACACCTTTGACTTTCCCTGCCCATcaagaaatgttgaaaaagtaattaaacgaaagaagaaaaag TCCAAAGTCTGGCTTAAAGTCTGgaaagtaatttcaaaaatgcttgaagaaaatgaaaagttcagAAGTCGACTGTTGACTTGTAGTCAGCTTAATGGAGAAG GCAATGGCATGAAGCAAAGTTCACAGAATGAGACATTCTCCCTGGACAGG attttggTCATGTTTAGGAAGCAGAAGGGGTCTGTCCTCAGCAGGAAGGGGTTTTGCCCTCACAAAGGCACAGTCCCTGTTCCTGCACTTCAATTCTTTGTGCGTGTGTAG